A genomic stretch from Falco naumanni isolate bFalNau1 chromosome 4, bFalNau1.pat, whole genome shotgun sequence includes:
- the TMEM40 gene encoding transmembrane protein 40 isoform X1, with protein sequence MEKVHILFPDLTEEQQDIFQRGFTADAHYLENHEKMNQSFWESLVKCLAATNPPILNTEEKNNLLNSCSGWPGGCSACLKAIEQKGARAMVALYLLLKTTSPSGYKQLPSSKGKDEKLKVLKRLERNVMLSQGEKKAENSSHESTDEDTKDSDGEDLARQKTEGQLLGGIPAEVVPYRDSEVTRPEDSIADAYKNRNSHLPQWTVRWMGIRKDDEFFHFVILCFAIGALLICYYYYKDWTISLGIGLITFASLETTGIYFGLVYRIRSILDSFVPLIDKFRPTGNSDLLMGCMRVP encoded by the exons ATGGAGAAAGTGCACATCCTATTCCCAGACCTTACAGAAGAACAGCAAG acATTTTCCAGAGAGGTTTTACTGCCGATGCCCATTACTTGGAGAACCATGAGAAAATGAACCAGTCCTTCTGGGAATCACTTGTAAAATGTTTAGCCGCCACTAACCCACCTATCCTgaatactgaagaaaagaacaat CTCCTCAACAGCTGCAGTGGCTGGCCTGGAGGCTGCTCAGCCTGCCTGAAAGCCATCGAGCAGAAAGGAGCCAGGGCAATGGTGGCTCTTTACCTCTTGCTGAAGACAACCAGCCCGTCTGGGTATaagcagctgcccagctccaAGGGAAAGG atgaaaaattgaAAGTCCTGAAGAGATTGGAAAGGAATGTTATGCTttcacaaggggaaaaaaaggctgaaaactCATCCCATGAGTCCACGGATGAAGATACAAAAG ACAGTGATGGGGAAGATTTAGCAAGACAGAAGACTGAAGGCCAATTACTTGGAG GCATACCAGCAGAGGTTGTTCCCTACAGAGATTCAG AGGTTACCAGACCAGAAGATTCAATTGCAGATG cATATAAGAACAGGAACAGTCACCTCCCTCAGTGGACAGTACGGTGGATGGGCATAAGGAAGGATG AtgaattctttcattttgtcaTTCTTTGCTTTGCAATTGGAGCTTTACTCATTtgctactactactacaaaG ACTGGACAATTTCTCTTGGAATCGGGTTAATCACCTTTGCATCCCTGGAAACCACTGGGATATACTTTGGTCTAG TGTATCGAATTCGGAGCATTCTTGACAGTTTTGTTCCTCTGATTGACAAATTCAGGCCAACAGGTAACAGTGATCTACTTATGGGCTGCATGCGTGTTCCCTAG
- the TMEM40 gene encoding transmembrane protein 40 isoform X3 → MEKVHILFPDLTEEQQDIFQRGFTADAHYLENHEKMNQSFWESLVKCLAATNPPILNTEEKNNLLNSCSGWPGGCSACLKAIEQKGARAMVALYLLLKTTSPSGYKQLPSSKGKDEKLKVLKRLERNVMLSQGEKKAENSSHESTDEDTKGIPAEVVPYRDSEVTRPEDSIADAYKNRNSHLPQWTVRWMGIRKDDEFFHFVILCFAIGALLICYYYYKDWTISLGIGLITFASLETTGIYFGLVYRIRSILDSFVPLIDKFRPTGNSDLLMGCMRVP, encoded by the exons ATGGAGAAAGTGCACATCCTATTCCCAGACCTTACAGAAGAACAGCAAG acATTTTCCAGAGAGGTTTTACTGCCGATGCCCATTACTTGGAGAACCATGAGAAAATGAACCAGTCCTTCTGGGAATCACTTGTAAAATGTTTAGCCGCCACTAACCCACCTATCCTgaatactgaagaaaagaacaat CTCCTCAACAGCTGCAGTGGCTGGCCTGGAGGCTGCTCAGCCTGCCTGAAAGCCATCGAGCAGAAAGGAGCCAGGGCAATGGTGGCTCTTTACCTCTTGCTGAAGACAACCAGCCCGTCTGGGTATaagcagctgcccagctccaAGGGAAAGG atgaaaaattgaAAGTCCTGAAGAGATTGGAAAGGAATGTTATGCTttcacaaggggaaaaaaaggctgaaaactCATCCCATGAGTCCACGGATGAAGATACAAAAG GCATACCAGCAGAGGTTGTTCCCTACAGAGATTCAG AGGTTACCAGACCAGAAGATTCAATTGCAGATG cATATAAGAACAGGAACAGTCACCTCCCTCAGTGGACAGTACGGTGGATGGGCATAAGGAAGGATG AtgaattctttcattttgtcaTTCTTTGCTTTGCAATTGGAGCTTTACTCATTtgctactactactacaaaG ACTGGACAATTTCTCTTGGAATCGGGTTAATCACCTTTGCATCCCTGGAAACCACTGGGATATACTTTGGTCTAG TGTATCGAATTCGGAGCATTCTTGACAGTTTTGTTCCTCTGATTGACAAATTCAGGCCAACAGGTAACAGTGATCTACTTATGGGCTGCATGCGTGTTCCCTAG
- the TMEM40 gene encoding transmembrane protein 40 isoform X2, whose amino-acid sequence MEKVHILFPDLTEEQQDIFQRGFTADAHYLENHEKMNQSFWESLVKCLAATNPPILNTEEKNNLLNSCSGWPGGCSACLKAIEQKGARAMVALYLLLKTTSPSGYKQLPSSKGKDEKLKVLKRLERNVMLSQGEKKAENSSHESTDEDTKDSDGEDLARQKTEGQLLGGIPAEVVPYRDSEVTRPEDSIADAYKNRNSHLPQWTVRWMGIRKDDEFFHFVILCFAIGALLICYYYYKDWTISLGIGLITFASLETTGIYFGLVYRIRSILDSFVPLIDKFRPTGVRKAA is encoded by the exons ATGGAGAAAGTGCACATCCTATTCCCAGACCTTACAGAAGAACAGCAAG acATTTTCCAGAGAGGTTTTACTGCCGATGCCCATTACTTGGAGAACCATGAGAAAATGAACCAGTCCTTCTGGGAATCACTTGTAAAATGTTTAGCCGCCACTAACCCACCTATCCTgaatactgaagaaaagaacaat CTCCTCAACAGCTGCAGTGGCTGGCCTGGAGGCTGCTCAGCCTGCCTGAAAGCCATCGAGCAGAAAGGAGCCAGGGCAATGGTGGCTCTTTACCTCTTGCTGAAGACAACCAGCCCGTCTGGGTATaagcagctgcccagctccaAGGGAAAGG atgaaaaattgaAAGTCCTGAAGAGATTGGAAAGGAATGTTATGCTttcacaaggggaaaaaaaggctgaaaactCATCCCATGAGTCCACGGATGAAGATACAAAAG ACAGTGATGGGGAAGATTTAGCAAGACAGAAGACTGAAGGCCAATTACTTGGAG GCATACCAGCAGAGGTTGTTCCCTACAGAGATTCAG AGGTTACCAGACCAGAAGATTCAATTGCAGATG cATATAAGAACAGGAACAGTCACCTCCCTCAGTGGACAGTACGGTGGATGGGCATAAGGAAGGATG AtgaattctttcattttgtcaTTCTTTGCTTTGCAATTGGAGCTTTACTCATTtgctactactactacaaaG ACTGGACAATTTCTCTTGGAATCGGGTTAATCACCTTTGCATCCCTGGAAACCACTGGGATATACTTTGGTCTAG TGTATCGAATTCGGAGCATTCTTGACAGTTTTGTTCCTCTGATTGACAAATTCAGGCCAACAG GTGTGAGGAAAGCTGCCTAG